ATTGGTTCTTCTCAGGATTTGGCTTGGCAGTTCCCATTCAATTgtcttttagaatttttattccaTAGCGTTTAACTGTATGGCTGtaaatttgtttcttctttacttgacgtatatatatatatatgcacacACACAATCGAGGTGAAGAATAGTCCTTTTTGATTCTGCAAACAAGGATATGAAGTCTTTAGTTGTCCATTTGAAAGATCCTAATGTATGTATTGTTATTCCATTGTTCTTTGGACAAtgtacttttcaaaatcttcaaGGTAAATTAGATACTATAGAAACATATTAGAGAATGGCCTGGAAATTAATATGGCTTGTTTGCCGAAAACTATAATCTTAGTGATGAGTTTTGTGAAAGAATTAGTGTTCTGCAGCCTCcaggtaattatttaatgtgAGATTCTGTAACCCATCTACTTTTAGTCTTACCTTTTCCTTGGTGCTGCATTGTTAAATTCTTATTTAGTGGTACATAGGGATGAATGACTGACATATAGGCACTTCATTCACTATCCAGAGCATTACGAAATGACAGTATAAAGTCAAGTTAAAAGAAgtgcaatttaatttatttctaacaCATTTTGCGATTGCTAATCTGAAGAAGTGGAcatgtattttgaaaaatttgtttgttcttgGTTATGTTATCCATGCATGCTTTCATATTTCAGGGTGGCTATGGACCTGAAGCTGAGTAGCCTTGCTCTCAGCCAAGAGGAAACAGAGTTAGGTTCCTTGGCTATTAGAGTTGATGCTTCTCTGACTTgttatacataattttttagatagTCAACAAAGGGCTGTTAGACAACCAAGGAGGTCAGCTAGAGTTTCAAAGCCTAGCAGCAAGCTTGTGGACTTTGTTTGACCATGCAAACCATGCCCATGCAAACCATGCAATCATTCTCCCACGTAACTCTTTCATGCGAGTTAGTTGGAACAAGAGCACGGGAGGAATTGATATTGGAGTAAAAGTCTACGTCCAAGTTGTTGCGGAAAagttagtttatttttctgttttgtttttatctagTTGTTAATAAGGATTTGATGTGGCTGGAGCCAAGATTTTGGGCTACAAGTTAGTAGTATCCTTTATGTTTTTCTGTATAAATAAGTAGCAACCAAGACgaataaaaggaaagaaaattagttaaacaAATACTGGTTGTTCATACCATAAACTGAACAAATATCAGGCATTGCTTTTCTGTATTTGATCGGGACCTATCATTGGTATCAGAGACAGGAGTTTTGCAATGTCTACCAACAAAGAGAGAATTGAACGTGTCGAAAACGAACTTGGCGGAATGCAGAATGAGATACAACGATTAGGTCAGGGAATGAATGACAAATTTCACCACCTGGAGGCCATGATCAGCAAACTAGCTGAGACATTTAGCCAATCCCAAAGAACCCCAAGCCGGCACGATCAAACAGGCACGTTACGAACGAGTCAAGGAGAGAGTGCAGGGGAACGACAACCGATTCCCCCACGAGTTGCCAAACTTGATTTTCCTAAATATTCAGGAGATGACCCTACGGAGTGGGTCAACCGTGTCACACAATTTTTTGATTATCAAGAAACTAGTGAGGACCAACGAGTTGTGCTAGCATCTTACCACCTTGAAGGAGAAGCCAACCAGTGGTGGCAATGGTTGCGTCGCGCCTACCAAGAAGATGGACAAACAGTAACATGGAACACATTTGTCGAGGAGATGTGGGCGCGTTTCGGACCGACGGAATGTGAAGATTTTGACGAGGCCTTATCTCGTGTGCAACAAACTGGAACATTGCGAGATTATCAAAAGGAGTTTGAGAGGCTGGGCAACAAGGTTCACGGATGGACTCAGCGGGCGTTAGTAGGCACCTTCATGGGAGGACTCAAACCCGAGATTTCGGAGGAGATTCGCTTGTTTCGACCAAAAACTCTTAAGGAGGCCATCAGCCTAGCACGGATGAAAGATGAACAGATCGCGCGGCAGCGAAAATTAATCCGGCCAACATTTTCCAATCGgacaacaacaacatcacAAATTGTCAATAAGAACTCACCGGCAACACCATTCAAGAAGCTTACTTGGgaggagatgcaacgtcgccGAGCACAGGGTTTGTGCTTCAACTGCAATGAGAAATTCACGGCAGGTCATCGGTGTACTAAAGCTCAACTTCTAATCTTAGAAGCCGAGGAAGAATATGAGGAAACTCTCGACGCGGCGCCAATTGAGGAAGCATCCTACGATCCCAAGATCACCTTCTATGCCTTAACCGGCTGGACGGCACCACAAACGATGCGCGTTAAGGCGAAAATCGGGCCATATGAAATTATTGTGTTGATTGACAGTGGATCaacacataattttattagcaCCCGCCTAGCAAACTTGCTGAAACTCCCTATTATACCAACGGCTGCGTTTCCTGTCAAAGTTGCAAATGGTGAAAAATTGGCGTGTCAAGGGAAGTTTGAGAATATACAAATTCTAATCCAAGATATTCCATTTTTTCTAACGGTCTACGCACTGCCCATATCAGGATTAGATTTGGTATTGGGAATACAGTGGCTCGAAGAATTGGGAACAGTAGAATGCAACTGGAAATCTCTCACTATGAATTTCAATTGGAACAATAGGCCACGACATCTACAAGGGCTCAATCCTCAATCTCTACAAACGGCGACAATAGCGGAGATTAATAAGGAGATTAAACAGGGACACGAGGCATTTGCAATTTGCTTCCAATTACAATTGGAAGAGGTCACGGCACAAGCGGCAATGCAGGGGCTTTTACGAAATTACAGGGAGCTATTTCAGGAACCAACTCAACTTCCTCCTAAGCGCGAAATTGACCATTGTATCACACTTAAAGAGGGAACAGAGCCTATCAACGTCAGGCCCTATCGTTATGCACACttccaaaaagaagaaatagaaaaacagGTGCAGGAGATGCTTAATTCTGGATTAATAAGGCCCAGCACCAGTCCTTTCTCGTCGCCGGTATTActtgtcaaaaaaaaagatggaagCTGGAGGTTTTGCACAGATTACCGCGCCCTCAACGACGCCACCATCAAGGACCGGTTTCCAATTCCAACAGTCGACGATATGATCGACGAGCTCTACGGAGCCGCCTATTTTACGAAGCTCGACCTCCGTGCCGGTTACCACCAAGTTCGAGTCAATCCATCGGATATTCACAAGACCGCATTCCGTACCCACAATGGCCACTACGAATATCTAGTCATGCCATTCGGATTATGCAATGCGCCGTCAACCTTTCAGGCGATCATGAACTCCATTTTTCGGCCACATCTCAGGAagtttattttggttttttttgaTGACATACTGATTTACAGTCCGACTTGGGACAGTCATCTTGATCATGTGAAACAGGCAATGGAGATTCTCAAGCAACATAAGTTTTTTCTCAAATCCAGCAAATGCACATTCGGACAGCAGGAACTCGAGTACTTAGGGCATATTGTCACGTGTCACGGCGTCAAAGtagacaacaaaaaaattgctgCCATGCTCTCTTGGCCCGCGCCACAAACCATAACAGAGCTGCGAGGATTTCTCGGATTAACCGGATATTACCGAAAGTTTGTGCAAGGATATGGCGTCATTGCTCGGCCCTTAACCAacttactaaaaaaaaatcaatttggcTGGAGTGATGAGGCAGAAGAAGCCTTTCGGAGACTCAAACAAGCAATGTCCAGCACCCCCACATTGGCTATGCCAAACTTCCAAGACACTTTTATTATCGAAGCAGATGCATCAGGAGACGGAATTGGGGCTGTTCTGCAACAACAGGGCAGGCCAATTGCATTTATGAGCCGTGCATTAGGGGTCTCAAAAAAATCTTGGTCTATTTACGCCAAGGAAATGCTGGCCATACTTGAAGCAATACGAATGTGGAGACCGTATATTTTGGGGCAGAAATTTATAATCCAAACTGACCAGCAGAGTCTTAAGTACCTATTGGAACAAAAAGCGGCAACCCCTGAGCAACAAAAGTGGTTGGCAAAGCTCATGGGCTATGAATATGAAATCCTATATCGGCCGGGGCGGGACAACACTGCCGCTGACGCCCTCTCGCGACGACCGGACAGCCCAATGATGAATTACTTATTTGTGCCGCAGGTAACTGTTTGGGAAGAAATTAAGACAGCTGCAACAGGTGACGATTACATTCAACAAGTTACTACACTTGCTGAAACTCAACCAACGGGACCGTACACAACAAAGAATGGATTAGTTTTCTATAATGGGCGGGTTGTGGTCCCTCACCAGATACGTGACAAATTGATGTTTGAAGCCCACAACACTAGAATCGGAGGCCATTCTGGAGTCTTGCGTACTTATAAGAGGTTGGCACAACAGTTCTATTGGCCGGCCATGTTTCGTACGGTACAGCAATACGTTAATAATTGTGAGACTTGCCAACGCACAAAAGCCACCACTCTCAGACCAGCCGGGCTACTTCAGCCACTGCCCATACCGTGCCAAGTTTGGGATGACATTACGTTGGATTTTATTGAAGGGTTACCGATGTCACAAGGCAAGAACACCATCTTCGTTGTCGTCGATAGACTCAGCAAGTCAGCACACTTCATGTCTTTGTCTCACCCCTTCTCAGCAAAGATAGTGGCCGAACGGTTCATAGAAGGCATATTCAAGTTGCATGGCATGCCAAAATCTATTGTGAGTGATCGAGATCCAATCTTCATCAGCAAATTTTGGCAGGAGTTTTTCAAAATGTCAGGTACAAAACTCAGCATGAGTTCGGCTTATCACCCACAATCCGACGGCCAGACCGAGGTAATTAACCGATGTCTCGAGCAGTACCTACGGAGTTTTGTTCATCAGTGGCCGCGTAAGTGGCATGAATATCTACCTTGGGCTGAATATTGGTATAACACGACATATCACATATCCACGGGCATGACACCTTTCAAGGCACTGTATGGCCGGGACCCTCCCACAGTTCCGCAATATCATGTGGGCACCTCACCGGTCAACGAGGTTGATAAAGCACTGTTGACCAGAGATGAGTTACTAGCCCAGCTCAAGCGTAATTTGGCGATTGCCACCAATCGCATGAAACAAACAGCAGATAAACACCGTAGAGATGTGCAGTTTCACAAAGATGATTTGGTGTTTTTAAAACTTCACCCGTATCGACAAACCTCTGTGTTTAAGCGGGCGCATCAAAAGTTAGCAAGCAAGTTTTTTGGGCCCTATCGTGTTTTGGAAAAAATTGGGACCGTCGCCTACAAACTACAGTTGCCTGCCGGTGCCCGTGTTCATCCCGTGTTCCATGTGTCCTTGCTCAAAAAAGCCATGGGAGACTTATCCGAGAATAGCAGCGACATTCCTCCAATTGATGATGAGGGTGTGCTAATGCTTGAACCTGCTGAAATTTTAGACACACGATGGTTAAAACGTGGCGGGAAATTCATTGAACAGAGTCTAGTACGTTGGAACAAATTGCCGACAGAGGAGGCTACGTGGGAAGATTTAACCGTGATCCAGCAGCAGTTTCCATCTATGACCCTTGAGGACAAGGGTTCTCTTCCTGGCGGGGGCATTGTTAGACAACCAAGGAGGTCAGCTAGAGTTTCAAAGCCTAGCAGCAAGCTTGTGGACTTTGTTTGACCATGCAAACCATGCCCATGCAAACCATGCAATCATTCTCCCACGTAACTCTTTCATGCGAGTTAGTTGGAACAAGAGCACGGGAGGAATTGATATTGGAGTAAAAGTCTACGTCCAAGTTGTTGCGGAAAagttagtttatttttctgttttgtttttatctagTTGTTAATAAGGATTTGATGTGGCTGGAGCCAAGATTTTGGGCTACAAGTTAGTAGTATCCTTTATGTTTTTCTGTATAAATAAGTAGCAACCAAGACgaataaaaggaaagaaaattagttaaacaAATACTGGTTGTTCATACCATAAACTGAACAAATATCAGGCATTGCTTTTCTGTATTTGATCGGGACCTATCAAGGGCTAACCCAGgatctaaaattatattttaaggtGTGATATTTGCAAACTGATGAAGTTTAGTGCCGGGCTTGTCCATGACTAGTTCTTATTGTAATCTACGACATTTGAGTTTCACTTTGTTATTGCTGGTATTGGCCAAAAATTATTCATGAACCATTAACTTTTTGAGCTGGTATTAGCTTGttcataagaaaatgatgtaaGGAAACagaataacaattatatttaagcTATTTTTGAAAAGACTTGGATGTCCTTCTCAAAAGATGTGGGTATCTTGGAGGAGCTCTGGAATGCTCCTGGTGCCTTTGTTTTGCGTGAGGGAAAAGtctttgagagagaaaatttggAAGAGCTAATGTTAGGAATTTTCAGTTCTCACCCAAGAGttttacaaagaatatgtcaaataaattaagGGTGGAGAATAATACTAATCACATATCtcaatttttatgttgaaagTCTTCTATTAGAGAAATAAATACAACTGTCAAGAGTGACCACTGACCAGAtagtatttattatataagaaattattgCTATCCCTCTATGAATATGCAATAAATGTTTCactcatcaaataatattacacAGTCtgacaaataatttcttttaagtatttaattaGATTGAACAACTCCatggaataattttttttaagtatttaattaGATTGAACAACTCCATGCTTTGTGCACAACTTCATTTGTCATTTTCATATAgcaaatctaaaaatttttgacaattacatTTCCGTCTCTCCTCTGCCATGTTTGTTTCCATGGCTAACAATTCAAAATCACGCAACAACTAAATTAGATTGATGGCTTAGACCGATAGTGTCGACGACAATGACAATTACATTTATGGCGCATGCAAATAAGTCAAGAAGTCCTTAGCTGGCAGATACAAACTCATGCAAAATCATTTTGTGGCTAGAATGAACACAGTGACCATGTTTTTGTATGGTTAAAAACAAGCAtctgcaaaagaaaaacacatctaatcatgaaattttttctttgtctaTAACTTTATTTAGGTCAAACGTTATGAAGATAAACAAAgtttttgataacaaaattttagctTTTCTACTGATGCAAAAGTTTTGGCcacaaaatttgtattatggctcaaaaatggtgaaaaaaaACACCATTTCCTTTGTTATTCGaagttttatatattatttgcttacAATATTGATCCACTGATAAATGTGGATTTAGGTGATCAACTAGGTACTcgctaataaataataagaacaaTAGATTAACAACAATGACGAACGTACCAACGAGAAAGTGGTTTATTGGCTAAAACTAAATGCACGTCACCAGACACCAGGACAGAAAACCAATCTATAGTGTGGGACTAAATAGCCACCGGAACAACATGAAGCGGTTGAGCCTTCTGTACGGTGAGGCCAAATTTCTCTTCCATATCcatgttttcattttcaagtttccAATCAAAAGAGTTAATAAGTGAACCTAACATTAGATGTAACATTCTGATTGCTAATGGTAAACCAGGACAAATTCGTCGCCCAGCTCCGAAGGGGATTAGCTCAAAATTCCGGCCTTTGAAATCAACATCTAATCCCAAGAATCTTTCAGGCATAAAAGAGTGAGGTTTGTCCCATGTGCTTTCGTCTCTGCCAATAGCCCATACATTGACAAATACTTGTGCACCTTTTGGCACTGTGAAGCCTGCAACTTCAACATCTTCTAAGGCTTTGCGGGGAATTAATAAGGGAACTGCCGGGTGCAACCTGAAAGTTTCTTTAACAACTGCTTGTAGATAAGGTAACTGAGAAATGTCAGATTCCTCAATTGGGTTGCCTTTGCCAACTATTTGTTCTAGCtccaattttgttttcaatagaGCCTCAGGGTTGTGGAGTAGTTCTGCCATTGCCCATTCCATTGTAATTGAAGTTGTGTCATTCCCCGCAATAAACAAATCCTGCCATATGAACTTTGTTAATTAACTTGTAATTCGTatgagaaataaagaaaaagaaatattaccGCAAACAAGTGCTTGATATGTTTTATGTCAATGTCTACACTCTTTTCTTGGACAATATTGAGAAGAATATCTAATATATCTTTGGATTCGGTGCTAATACTGCAACTATGTTCTTGTCTTTGCTTCAATCGTTGATCAACCAAACGATCAAACACCTGGAACATCTTGCCACAAAAAACTGCGCTGCGGCGCCTTAACCCCTGCAGGTCAAGCTTTTTGAGTAGAGGAAAATAGTCGGACAAGTTAGGATTTCCTGCTTCTTCCAAGATACCCAAAACTGTATCCATAAACTCTCGATCATTGGGATCAACCAaatcaatagaaaaaattGTGTTGGATAACAAATTAAGTGAAGTATTAAAAGCGACTTGGCCAAAATCGATTGCTTTACCCGCACGGCAATTTTCTTCAACATAAGAAAGAAGGTCTTTGATTTTCCTGCGCCGGAGATCTTGATTGGCATCGAGTTTCTGACTAgtgaaaatatgcatgttgcATACTTTTCGAAGATTTTTCCACAGTGGTGAGACTGGCAGCCAGACCAAACTGAATTCATGGTGCCGGTAGGACTGGAACAAGGTTGCTTCAGGGACCTTTCGATCACAGAATAATGAATCATGGTTTTTGAGGATAGCTTTGGCCATGGTTGTAGAAGAAACCACTACTGTGGTTACTTGGCCAAGTCTTAGACTCATTATGGGGCCATAAATCTTGGCAAGATTGGCCAATGACTTGTGAGGTTTACCACCCAGTTCCAGGAGGTTTCCGATCACCGGATAAGGCCTCGGTCCCGGTGGAAGATGTTTGCGTCGTCCTCTGGAAATGAAACTTAAAGCTATCACCAAAACCAATGTGAATATAAGCCATAGTATGCAGCTAATCATCAAATCCATCTTTGAGCTTAATTTAAGTTCTTTTTATTTCGAACCCTCAATAATAATACTGCCCTTGATCACCTTCTTTTAAAGAGACTGGAAGTTGCTTTCACATGTTTGTAGGGAAGCCATGagtaataatattcaaaaggTAAGCATGTCAATTTTCGGCCACCTAGGCAGCAGTTTTTGGCCCAATATATAGGATTTCAATAGTAGTGGGAAAGGTTTGATATAtcaaatatcataaaatttataacataatacaaAAATCTAAATAACATATAAAGTAGAGACCAAGACATAACCCTATAAGTTAGTAGGCAGCCTTACCAACAATTAAGGTAGCGCttacattttaaattgaagTGAGAATCTTAAGGAGTAAGAATCTTGAGATTAAGAGTGTGGAGTGTGAGTgagagtaggttgtttacttacactagAATGAGAGcatgaaattgaaatcaaataGTCTTGAATTGGgagtaaataatttcaaattacagttttatccttatttaaagaattttagtttttaattacaaaaataataaaaaaatattttaaaaataaaatatttattttattatatttataaattaataataattattaatattcttaattatgtaaatcacaatttttattaattttaattatgtaaataaaaaatattattaagagcaacataaatgaaacattattattaataatattatataaaattaatattatcttagaataaaatattgattattattattaattactaatactaaataaatataatactatttattttttaataaatataataatattatattttcaaataaaaatagtatatagtaatattattaattctctatgagTATAATACTATTacttttaagtaattttaacttagaatcaatgtaaattattatttttaataaatataataatattatatttaaatatgtttaatattattatttttaataatataattcataaaataatatattattattatttaaataaatatgacattatttagtttattttattaaatattatttattttattttattaaatgtaagGGTAAAAAAAGAATAGGGAGAGTGGATTCTCATTCCCACCTCGCCCCATGGGAGTGAGAATTCCACTCTccactccaaaaaaaaaagtgggcCCACGTAGTGAGATTCCCACTTCTCTCTTAAAATTGGTAAGTAAACGCTGAAGTGAGAGGAATCCAGACTCCTCACTTCCACTCTAAGAAGTAAACACCACATAAATCTTAGGTTTGAGTCCCTATAGTCTGCGTGTGCTTtaatcaacaatatttttaaaaaataaactaaaatacaaAGTAATATGTACATGTGGtaatacaatattttaatattatatttatataataaagtttataaaaagaaaacataattattttttgttaaaataataggGTTACAATAGGAAATTTGAAGTATATAGCCCCTTATGTTATATgcatttaaaaagataaactgtcaaaatgaaaaaaatattataaaaaaaagatttaaaaaagttGCCAAGCaacttttttataaaaagttattattattacatatgggggcataaagaaaatttttatgttcagTCAAGGACAATAAAGTTACTCTAAAGAACAAAAATCTCATTCCCAATCCTATGACAATGgcattttcatttcttgtcTCTAAATTTGGTGGGTTTCACAATTTTCATTCCACTCTTTGATTCAATTTTTGCAGGCAAACATACAAAATGGAAATTATTTCTGATTCTAATTCTCTAATACAAGAACTAACACACACTTATATAGTGCTTACTTTTCGGATTAAAGTGAGAATTTTAAGGAGTGAGAATTCGAagattgggagtgtggagtgagaATACTAAGATTGAGAGTGTGGAGTGGAAATGAAAGTAGGGTGTTTACTTAGAATAGAGTAAGAGTGTGAATTGATAATCAGAATCCCAATTACGTGTTATATTATGTTCTCTTAGATTGGAAGTGAATTATGACAGATTTTAGTTTTACTCTTATGTAAAGAAtttgtagtttttaattagaaaatgaataagaaaatatatttgtacaataacctaattaatttattattaattttaattttgtaaaaaaataaatactaatatttttaatgatataagttaaaaaaattattaattttattttaattatttaaactaaaaataattgataatgtttatatgtataaattaGTGATTTTGGAATTTCACCAGGTCAAggtttgataaaatttgaaatctgATTATTTGGCCCATTtcatttatgttaattttttaaatttcttaagtgtatatttgaaattgaaatggcaGTGAGATTCCCACCTCATTCACAGGAGTGAAATTCTTCCTCcttgttgtaaaaaaaagtGGAGCCTATGGAATTAGACACCCATTTCGCCACTCTAAATGAAACTTAAAGCCatcacccaaaaaaatgtgaaTACAAGCCATAGCATGCAGCGAATGAACAAATCCATctttgagtttaatttaagTTCTCTTTGTTTCGAACTCTCAATATTAACACCGTCCTTGTCCTTGATCACCTTCTCTTAATGAGGCCGGGAGTTGTCTTCACAACTTTTGCTTGGAAGACGTCAGTATTCAAAAGATAAGCACGTGCTTGTAAGCCAGTTAGGCGGCCGCTTAGGGCCCGCCCATATGTTAggaagattttatttattatggtatttcataatacttaattaatagatttttcataagcctatatatttttttacatcttttaattaatatggGAAAGACAATTTGTACTCTAAAAATTACTCCCAACACTCTATTACTCTATACActcatatattaaatttgaaaaattatttttcactctatacactttttaaaatcctaaaataatccctacttaaataatttaaattaatttactcaaaACACCAATAAAATTATCCAGCACACTCAAagttaatatttaagaaatataGCATAACTTGCAACAATGGAATTAAGTCAagttttaaacaatttttttaaaataattgtacttATTAGTTatcgttaattaaaaaatgtactCCACAATAGTTTTTGCATCCACAAATTCTTTAAGATCAAGAAGTATGGACTTTCATTACCCTAataacaattgaaaataaattgccatttgacacaaaaaataagaagatgAAGACATTGACTAGGTTACTAGGTTTAggatgcttttattttattttttttaaaatcaaagacaaaaaatatgaGCACCTTTGCAATGatttcagtttattttatttcttaaaaaaagtaaggcttgtcttcaaaaataatttaaaatattaatttgctGCATGTTCAAcgaagtattttttaaaatgttagaaataaaagattatatgTTGAGTAATGAGTATGCCATATGAGTGTTTAAAGTAATTAAGTTATATTGactcataaataaattgtcCTTCATAGTAATTTATATGACgggtaattttgtaataaattattttattaaaacaagagTGTTCAGAGTAATTTTTAGAGTACAAATAGCTTCAcccaattaatatttattctaCAATTAAGATTATTCTATATGTGTTATGTATTTGATAACCTTAATATTAAAGAGTTCTAactcttaatttattattagtttctctaagaaaaaatttaaacttttatctttttttatttaaaaattaaatatttaacaatacaaaatttataa
This window of the Citrus sinensis cultivar Valencia sweet orange chromosome 8, DVS_A1.0, whole genome shotgun sequence genome carries:
- the LOC102613890 gene encoding geraniol 8-hydroxylase-like isoform X2 produces the protein MDLMISCILWLIFTLVLVIALSFISRGRRKHLPPGPRPYPVIGNLLELGGKPHKSLANLAKIYGPIMSLRLGQVTTVVVSSTTMAKAILKNHDSLFCDRKVPEATLFQSYRHHEFSLVWLPVSPLWKNLRKVCNMHIFTSQKLDANQDLRRRKIKDLLSYVEENCRAVLGILEEAGNPNLSDYFPLLKKLDLQGLRRRSAVFCGKMFQVFDRLVDQRLKQRQEHSCSISTESKDILDILLNIVQEKSVDIDIKHIKHLFADLFIAGNDTTSITMEWAMAELLHNPEALLKTKLELEQIVGKGNPIEESDISQLPYLQAVVKETFRLHPAVPLLIPRKALEDVEVAGFTVPKGAQVFVNVWAIGRDESTWDKPHSFMPERFLGLDVDFKGRNFELIPFGAGRRICPGLPLAIRMLHLMLGSLINSFDWKLENENMDMEEKFGLTVQKAQPLHVVPVAI
- the LOC102613890 gene encoding geraniol 8-hydroxylase-like isoform X1; its protein translation is MDLMISCILWLIFTLVLVIALSFISRGRRKHLPPGPRPYPVIGNLLELGGKPHKSLANLAKIYGPIMSLRLGQVTTVVVSSTTMAKAILKNHDSLFCDRKVPEATLFQSYRHHEFSLVWLPVSPLWKNLRKVCNMHIFTSQKLDANQDLRRRKIKDLLSYVEENCRAGKAIDFGQVAFNTSLNLLSNTIFSIDLVDPNDREFMDTVLGILEEAGNPNLSDYFPLLKKLDLQGLRRRSAVFCGKMFQVFDRLVDQRLKQRQEHSCSISTESKDILDILLNIVQEKSVDIDIKHIKHLFADLFIAGNDTTSITMEWAMAELLHNPEALLKTKLELEQIVGKGNPIEESDISQLPYLQAVVKETFRLHPAVPLLIPRKALEDVEVAGFTVPKGAQVFVNVWAIGRDESTWDKPHSFMPERFLGLDVDFKGRNFELIPFGAGRRICPGLPLAIRMLHLMLGSLINSFDWKLENENMDMEEKFGLTVQKAQPLHVVPVAI